The following are encoded together in the Phenylobacterium sp. NIBR 498073 genome:
- a CDS encoding O-antigen ligase family protein has translation MTAAEASAPIREASWYGWVLAFAFVLAPVAGWVGPLAFAPIVGLSGLLSLGALRMAERDRPAALAILVLSIWALVSMVWSPFHPTKAGQATAMKLILQGVLYWALFRAGAALPSASRVLVLRIFAWGMALLGALLAIEALTGAGVYQALRNAMGDPIRPDLAVKNVAQGGFVLAVLTPAAALAGWRVGVGVWPGLLMAAGVLGASFGLDADAPVIALVLSALAVWAVWRWPAWAPRVLGAGAAVLFLAAPAVVWATRQLGWFQTLEREVPLSWSLRMGYWRHAADWIGDHPLRGWGIDASRMFGPGITLHPHNGPLQVWLELGLIGAAAAAVFWFVAIASQSQPHRDLGRGAAVGTAVAYLTFSAVSFGVWQEWWLAVGGLAAAGCMAVLRQGRPENA, from the coding sequence GTGACGGCTGCGGAGGCGAGCGCCCCGATCCGGGAGGCCTCCTGGTACGGCTGGGTGCTGGCCTTCGCCTTCGTTCTGGCGCCGGTCGCCGGCTGGGTCGGGCCGCTGGCCTTCGCGCCGATCGTGGGCCTGAGCGGCCTGCTCAGCCTGGGCGCGCTGCGTATGGCCGAGCGGGACCGCCCGGCCGCCCTGGCGATCCTGGTGCTGTCGATCTGGGCGCTGGTTTCGATGGTCTGGAGCCCGTTCCATCCGACCAAGGCCGGGCAGGCCACGGCCATGAAGCTGATCCTACAGGGCGTCCTCTACTGGGCGCTGTTCCGGGCCGGGGCTGCGCTGCCCTCGGCCAGCCGCGTCCTGGTCCTGCGCATCTTCGCCTGGGGCATGGCCCTGCTCGGCGCGCTGCTGGCCATCGAGGCCCTGACCGGGGCCGGCGTCTACCAGGCGCTGCGCAATGCGATGGGCGACCCGATCCGGCCGGACCTGGCGGTCAAGAACGTCGCCCAGGGCGGCTTCGTCCTGGCCGTGCTGACCCCGGCCGCGGCCCTGGCGGGCTGGCGCGTCGGCGTCGGCGTCTGGCCAGGCCTGCTGATGGCTGCCGGCGTCCTGGGCGCGAGCTTCGGCCTCGACGCCGACGCGCCGGTGATCGCCCTGGTCCTCAGCGCCCTGGCCGTCTGGGCGGTGTGGCGCTGGCCGGCCTGGGCCCCGCGCGTGCTCGGGGCCGGGGCGGCGGTGTTGTTCCTGGCCGCCCCCGCGGTCGTCTGGGCCACGCGCCAACTCGGCTGGTTCCAGACGCTGGAGCGCGAGGTGCCGCTCTCCTGGTCGCTGCGGATGGGCTATTGGCGCCATGCGGCCGACTGGATCGGCGACCACCCGCTGCGCGGCTGGGGCATCGACGCCAGCCGCATGTTTGGTCCCGGCATCACCCTGCACCCGCACAACGGCCCGCTGCAGGTCTGGCTTGAGCTCGGCCTGATCGGCGCGGCCGCGGCGGCGGTGTTCTGGTTCGTGGCCATCGCCAGCCAGAGCCAGCCGCACCGCGACCTCGGCCGCGGCGCCGCCGTCGGCACGGCGGTCGCCTACCTGACCTTCTCGGCCGTCTCGTTCGGCGTCTGGCAGGAATGGTGGCTGGCGGTCGGCGGATTGGCGGCGGCCGGATGCATGGCGGTTCTGCGACAGGGCCGGCCGGAAAACGCCTAG
- the glmU gene encoding bifunctional UDP-N-acetylglucosamine diphosphorylase/glucosamine-1-phosphate N-acetyltransferase GlmU — protein sequence MTRRAAVIMAAGQGTRMKSPTPKVLHKVGGRAILDRVIDTVQASGCERIVVVVGNHSPGVRALVEARLGAAAVAVQDPPLGTAHAVLAAREALADFDGDVLILNGDCPLLEAHHLEPLFELRAAGVDMAMLAFEPADPLLYGRVLRGADGHVLRIVEAKEATPEELAVRVCNAGMMVADRARMFGWLGQVTNDNAKGEYYLTDTVKIAVAEGGLVKASIAPESAVMGADTAMQLSQAEAVFQQRRRAHFLAQGVQMLAPETVHFSWDTQIAAAAMIEQFVVFAPGVSVETGAVIRAFSHLEGAVVKAGALIGPYARLRPGAEIGEEAHIGNFVEVKKVKVGAGAKANHLSYLGDGTVGAKANLGAGTIFCNYDGFDKFETHVGEGAFVGSNSALVAPVVIGAGAYTGSGSVITRDVAPDALALERSAQVEKPGWAARFRAAKLAKKAKK from the coding sequence ATGACCAGACGCGCCGCCGTGATTATGGCCGCCGGCCAGGGCACGCGCATGAAGTCGCCGACGCCGAAGGTGCTGCACAAGGTCGGCGGCCGCGCGATCCTCGACCGGGTGATCGACACGGTTCAGGCCAGCGGCTGCGAGCGGATCGTGGTGGTGGTCGGCAATCACAGTCCCGGCGTCCGGGCCCTGGTCGAGGCGCGCCTGGGCGCGGCTGCGGTGGCGGTGCAGGATCCGCCGCTGGGGACGGCCCACGCGGTGCTGGCCGCTCGCGAGGCGCTGGCCGATTTCGACGGCGACGTCCTGATCCTCAACGGCGATTGCCCGCTGCTCGAGGCTCACCACCTGGAGCCCCTGTTCGAACTGCGCGCCGCCGGCGTCGACATGGCGATGCTGGCGTTCGAGCCCGCCGACCCGCTGCTCTACGGCCGGGTGCTGCGCGGCGCCGACGGCCATGTCCTGCGCATCGTCGAGGCCAAGGAGGCCACGCCCGAGGAACTGGCGGTCAGGGTCTGCAACGCCGGCATGATGGTCGCCGATCGGGCCCGCATGTTCGGCTGGCTCGGTCAGGTCACCAACGACAACGCCAAGGGCGAATACTACCTGACTGACACCGTGAAGATCGCGGTCGCCGAAGGCGGGCTGGTCAAGGCCTCGATCGCGCCGGAGAGCGCGGTGATGGGCGCGGACACCGCCATGCAACTGTCGCAGGCCGAGGCGGTCTTCCAGCAGCGCCGCCGCGCGCACTTCCTGGCGCAGGGGGTGCAGATGCTGGCGCCGGAAACCGTCCACTTCAGCTGGGACACCCAGATCGCTGCGGCCGCCATGATCGAACAGTTCGTGGTCTTCGCGCCCGGCGTAAGCGTCGAGACCGGCGCGGTGATCCGCGCCTTCAGCCATCTCGAGGGCGCGGTGGTGAAGGCCGGGGCCCTGATCGGTCCCTACGCCCGCCTGCGTCCGGGGGCGGAGATCGGCGAGGAGGCGCACATCGGCAACTTCGTCGAGGTCAAGAAGGTCAAGGTCGGCGCCGGCGCCAAGGCCAACCACCTCAGCTATCTCGGCGACGGCACGGTGGGCGCGAAGGCCAACCTCGGGGCCGGGACGATCTTCTGCAACTACGACGGCTTCGACAAGTTCGAGACCCATGTGGGCGAGGGGGCCTTCGTGGGATCGAACTCGGCCCTGGTCGCTCCGGTCGTCATCGGGGCCGGCGCCTATACCGGCTCGGGCTCGGTGATCACCCGCGACGTCGCCCCCGACGCCCTGGCGCTGGAGCGCAGCGCCCAGGTCGAGAAGCCCGGCTGGGCCGCCCGTTTCCGCGCCGCCAAGCTGGCCAAGAAGGCGAAGAAATGA
- the rpiA gene encoding ribose-5-phosphate isomerase RpiA, producing MNTADDQKRAAGEAAATLVENGMTVGLGTGSTAAWFVKALAARELDIVGVPTSLATAQLAQSLGIRLGDLGQLKSIDLTIDGADEIGPALSLIKGGGAALLREKLVWEASRRCVVIADAEKRVAKLGKFPLPIEVVAFGHETTALRICDALAECDLGIAPRLRIKDGAPVKTDGGNLIYDAACGRIEDPAQLADALKSVTGVVDHGLFLDLADMALVGTPDGVVTLEP from the coding sequence ATGAACACAGCAGACGATCAGAAGCGGGCCGCCGGCGAGGCCGCCGCCACCCTTGTCGAGAACGGCATGACCGTCGGCCTGGGCACCGGCTCGACCGCCGCCTGGTTCGTCAAGGCGCTGGCTGCTCGGGAGCTGGACATCGTCGGGGTGCCGACCTCGCTGGCGACGGCGCAGCTGGCGCAAAGCCTGGGTATCCGGCTGGGCGATCTTGGCCAGTTGAAATCAATCGACCTGACCATCGACGGCGCCGACGAGATCGGCCCGGCCCTGTCGCTGATCAAGGGGGGCGGCGCGGCCCTGCTGCGCGAGAAGCTGGTCTGGGAGGCCTCCCGGCGCTGCGTGGTCATCGCCGACGCCGAAAAGCGCGTGGCCAAGCTGGGCAAGTTCCCGCTGCCGATCGAGGTCGTTGCCTTCGGGCACGAGACCACGGCCCTGCGGATCTGCGACGCCCTGGCCGAGTGCGACCTGGGGATCGCGCCGCGTTTGCGCATCAAGGACGGCGCCCCGGTGAAAACCGACGGCGGCAACCTCATCTATGATGCAGCTTGCGGGCGTATCGAGGACCCCGCCCAGCTCGCCGACGCGCTGAAGAGCGTGACCGGCGTGGTCGATCACGGCCTCTTTCTGGACCTCGCGGACATGGCCCTGGTGGGCACGCCGGACGGCGTCGTCACCCTCGAGCCGTAA
- the gor gene encoding glutathione-disulfide reductase, with amino-acid sequence MAKYDYDLFVIGAGSGGVRAGRLAALSGAKVGMAEEHRVGGTCVIRGCVPKKFMVYASEFANQAQVAEGYGWSVGEAQFDWKRFLEAKDREIARLSGIYVTNLSNAGVEIVHAKARLKDAHTVELVGKGEVTADKILIATGGRPWTPTDFAGAEHIITSEEAFHLPELPKRIMVAGGGYIAVEFAGIFAGLGVDTTLVYRGPNILRGFDDDIRSHVTEEMKKRGVKIMLGCQHQSIERTASGLVSHMDGCGDIETDVVMFATGRKPYVEGLGLETAGVALNEAGAIVVDKFSKTNVDNIWAVGDVTDRINLTPVAIREGAAFAQTEFYGNPTSFDHDMVASAVFSQPPVGSVGLSEADARHLHGKVDIYLSRFRPMKTTFYGGDERCMIKLVVEAGSEKILGCHVVGPDSPEIIQMAAIALKMGVTKPQWDSTCAVHPTLAEELVTMRDKYVPQGAAA; translated from the coding sequence GTGGCGAAGTACGACTACGACCTCTTCGTGATCGGGGCCGGTTCGGGCGGGGTGCGGGCCGGGCGGCTCGCGGCGCTGTCGGGCGCCAAGGTCGGCATGGCCGAGGAGCACCGCGTCGGCGGCACCTGCGTGATTCGCGGCTGCGTGCCCAAGAAGTTCATGGTCTACGCCTCGGAGTTCGCCAACCAGGCCCAGGTCGCCGAAGGCTACGGCTGGAGCGTGGGCGAGGCGCAGTTCGACTGGAAGCGCTTCCTGGAGGCCAAGGATCGCGAGATCGCCCGCCTGTCGGGAATCTATGTTACCAATCTCAGCAACGCCGGGGTCGAGATCGTCCACGCCAAGGCCCGCCTGAAGGACGCCCACACCGTCGAACTGGTCGGCAAGGGCGAGGTCACCGCGGACAAGATCCTGATCGCCACCGGCGGGCGGCCCTGGACGCCGACCGATTTCGCCGGCGCCGAGCACATCATCACCTCGGAAGAAGCCTTCCACCTGCCTGAGCTGCCCAAGCGGATCATGGTCGCCGGGGGCGGCTACATCGCCGTCGAGTTCGCCGGCATCTTCGCGGGGCTGGGTGTCGACACCACCCTGGTCTATCGCGGCCCGAACATCCTGCGCGGCTTCGACGACGACATCCGCTCGCACGTCACCGAGGAGATGAAGAAGCGCGGCGTGAAGATCATGCTCGGCTGCCAGCACCAGAGCATCGAAAGGACGGCCAGCGGCCTGGTCAGCCACATGGACGGCTGCGGAGACATCGAGACCGACGTCGTGATGTTCGCCACCGGCCGCAAGCCGTACGTCGAGGGCCTGGGCCTGGAGACCGCGGGCGTGGCCCTCAACGAGGCCGGCGCTATCGTCGTCGACAAGTTCTCGAAGACCAACGTCGACAACATCTGGGCGGTCGGCGACGTCACCGACCGGATCAACCTGACCCCGGTGGCGATCCGCGAAGGCGCGGCCTTCGCCCAGACCGAGTTCTACGGCAATCCGACCAGCTTCGATCACGACATGGTCGCCTCGGCGGTGTTCTCGCAGCCGCCGGTCGGCTCGGTCGGCCTGTCCGAGGCCGACGCCCGCCATCTTCATGGCAAGGTCGACATCTACCTGTCCCGCTTCAGGCCGATGAAGACGACCTTCTACGGGGGCGACGAGCGTTGCATGATCAAGCTGGTGGTGGAGGCGGGCTCCGAGAAGATCCTCGGCTGTCACGTGGTCGGCCCGGACTCGCCGGAGATCATCCAGATGGCCGCCATCGCGCTGAAGATGGGCGTGACCAAGCCGCAGTGGGATTCGACGTGCGCCGTGCACCCGACCTTGGCCGAGGAACTGGTGACGATGCGCGACAAGTACGTGCCCCAGGGCGCGGCGGCGTGA
- a CDS encoding 3-deoxy-7-phosphoheptulonate synthase class II, with the protein MTEHWTPASWRNKPAKHVPTDYPDLAEVAKVEQVLRGMPPLVFAGEARRLKSLLGDVAEGRAFLLQGGDCAESFKEFHADNIRDTFRLILQMAVVLTFAGGKPVVKVGRMAGQFAKPRSSPVETVNGVELPSYRGDIINGMEFDEASRRPDPQRLLQAYGQSASTLNLLRAFAGGGYADLYNIHRWTLGFVADSPQGAKYRELSEKISEALTFMAAIGVTPESQPDLHRVEFFTSHEALLLGFEEAMTRVDSTSGEWYDTSAHLVWIGERTRQLDGAHIEFFRGIKNPIGVKCGPTMEPDDLLRLIDVLNPKNEPGRLTLYGRFGHDKIAERLPRLLQATKKSGRSVVWAIDPMHGNTLTAANGYKTRPFDRILSEVKSFVQIAESEGVHPGGVHLEMTGQNVTECLGGARALSEGDLADRYHTHCDPRLNGEQALELAFLVAEKLKEERLEAALRAAI; encoded by the coding sequence ATGACCGAACATTGGACGCCTGCCTCCTGGAGGAACAAGCCCGCCAAGCACGTGCCGACCGACTATCCGGATCTGGCCGAGGTGGCGAAGGTGGAGCAGGTCCTGCGCGGGATGCCGCCGCTGGTGTTCGCCGGTGAAGCCCGTCGCCTCAAGAGCCTGCTCGGCGATGTCGCTGAGGGCCGCGCCTTCCTGCTGCAGGGCGGCGACTGCGCCGAGAGCTTCAAGGAATTCCACGCCGACAACATCCGCGATACCTTCCGCCTGATCCTGCAGATGGCGGTGGTGCTGACCTTCGCCGGCGGCAAGCCGGTCGTGAAGGTCGGGCGCATGGCCGGCCAGTTCGCCAAGCCGCGCTCGTCTCCGGTCGAGACCGTGAACGGCGTCGAGCTGCCGTCCTATCGCGGCGACATCATCAACGGCATGGAGTTCGACGAGGCGTCCCGTCGCCCCGATCCGCAGCGCCTGCTGCAGGCCTACGGCCAGTCGGCCTCGACGCTCAACCTGCTGCGCGCCTTCGCCGGCGGCGGCTATGCCGATCTCTACAACATCCACCGCTGGACCCTGGGCTTCGTCGCCGACAGCCCGCAGGGCGCCAAGTACCGGGAGTTGTCCGAGAAGATCAGCGAGGCGCTGACCTTCATGGCCGCCATCGGCGTCACCCCGGAAAGCCAGCCCGACCTGCACCGCGTGGAGTTCTTCACCAGCCACGAGGCCCTGCTGCTGGGCTTCGAGGAGGCGATGACCCGCGTCGATTCCACCTCGGGCGAGTGGTACGACACCTCGGCCCACCTGGTCTGGATCGGCGAGCGCACCCGTCAGCTCGACGGCGCGCACATCGAGTTCTTCCGCGGCATCAAGAACCCGATCGGCGTGAAGTGCGGCCCGACCATGGAGCCGGACGATCTTCTGCGGCTCATCGACGTGCTGAACCCGAAGAACGAACCGGGCCGGCTGACGCTGTACGGCCGCTTCGGCCACGACAAGATCGCCGAGCGCCTGCCGCGCCTGCTGCAGGCGACCAAGAAGTCCGGCCGCTCGGTGGTCTGGGCCATCGACCCGATGCACGGCAACACCCTGACCGCGGCCAACGGCTACAAGACCCGGCCCTTCGACCGCATCCTGTCGGAGGTGAAGAGCTTCGTGCAGATCGCCGAATCCGAAGGCGTGCACCCGGGCGGCGTCCATCTGGAGATGACCGGCCAGAACGTCACCGAGTGCCTCGGCGGCGCGCGGGCGCTCTCCGAGGGCGACCTCGCCGACCGCTATCACACCCACTGCGACCCGCGCTTGAACGGCGAGCAGGCGTTGGAGCTGGCCTTCCTGGTGGCCGAGAAGCTCAAGGAAGAACGGCTGGAAGCGGCGCTGCGCGCAGCGATCTAG